GCTGGCTTATCGCAGCGGCTGTCGGGTTATCGCCATGCAATACCGACTGGCACCAGAACATACTTTCCCTGCCGCACATGACGATGCGGAAAAGGGAGCGCTGATAATATATCGTCATGCAGAGACGTTGGGCATTGACGCTTCGCGTATTACGCTTGCTGGCGACAGCGCCGGGGGACATTTGGCATTAGTGACCGCTCTGCGCCTGAAGACAGCACAGGCCTGGAAACCCGCACAGCTCATTTTGATTTACCCGATGCTGGATGCCACCGCCAGCATGAAGAGCTATCTCGATAACGGTAAAGATTACATCATCACCGAAGATACGCTGCTCAGCGGCTACGAAATGTACCTTTTATCGACGGAACTCCACCATCCGGAAGCCAGCCCGCTCTGGCGTAAAGACTTTAGCGGCCTGCCGCCGGTGCATATTCTGACGGCGGAATATGACCCTTTGCGTGATGAAGGCGAAACGCTATATCAGCGCATGGTTGAACAGGGCGTTGACTGTACCTGCCAGCGCTATCTTGGGGTGATTCACGGTTTCTTTCAGTTAGGTGGTGTAAGCCCAGCGGCGCGAAACGCCATGGGGGATATCGCCTGGCGAGTCAAATCACCAGGCCAATAGATAAGCATGGGGGAAATCTACTCTTCCTCGTTACCGCCTTCTTCATACGAACCAAAAGGCTTCGCGGGCAGGACAATATAGATACCTTCAAAGACAGCGCCCAGTTGATCATCGCCAAACAGTTCAACCTGTAGTTGAACACGTGCTTTACGCCCCCGCGCCAGGCGGTCAAGATCGCCGCTTAACGAGCCAAGGTCGGCAACTGCGCTCGGGCGTCCGCTAATTGGCTGGCTGTAACGGATATGGGCATCGGCAAGAATAATCGTCCCGCCGAGATGCCGCTCGCGCAGCATCAGCCAGATAAGCCCCCAGCCGGTTAACGTTGCCTGTGAAAACAGGCTACCAGCAAACAGCGTATGGTGCGGATTCTGGTTACCAGCCTCCGGCATGGTGGTGATAAATTTTTGCCCGGTGTACTGCTGAATGCGCACGCCCATTTTCTCGCTGAGCGGAATATGCTGGTACCAGGCCTGTTGCAACTGAGCGCACCAGTCGCCGCGATGCAA
This Klebsiella sp. RHBSTW-00484 DNA region includes the following protein-coding sequences:
- the fabY gene encoding fatty acid biosynthesis protein FabY; translated protein: MYHLRVPQTEEELESYYQFRWEMLRKPLHQPKGSERDAWDAMAHHQMVVDEEGNLVAVGRLYVNAENEASIRFMAVHPSVQDKGLGTLMAMTLESVARQEGVKRVTCSAREDAMDFFAKLGFVNQGEITTPTTTPIRHFLMIKPIASLDDILHRGDWCAQLQQAWYQHIPLSEKMGVRIQQYTGQKFITTMPEAGNQNPHHTLFAGSLFSQATLTGWGLIWLMLRERHLGGTIILADAHIRYSQPISGRPSAVADLGSLSGDLDRLARGRKARVQLQVELFGDDQLGAVFEGIYIVLPAKPFGSYEEGGNEEE
- a CDS encoding alpha/beta hydrolase, with translation MALEKGIAELVREFIAAGRPSSREQNIDDRRNGYVASTVLAGEQEERVQVEDIELEGMIFRVVSPLNATGALPAVIYFHGGCFISGGFATHDNQLRQLAYRSGCRVIAMQYRLAPEHTFPAAHDDAEKGALIIYRHAETLGIDASRITLAGDSAGGHLALVTALRLKTAQAWKPAQLILIYPMLDATASMKSYLDNGKDYIITEDTLLSGYEMYLLSTELHHPEASPLWRKDFSGLPPVHILTAEYDPLRDEGETLYQRMVEQGVDCTCQRYLGVIHGFFQLGGVSPAARNAMGDIAWRVKSPGQ